In Streptomyces nojiriensis, one genomic interval encodes:
- the scy gene encoding polarized growth protein Scy: protein MRGYESQESHQAEADHLSRFEAEMERLKKERGKAVQHAEDLGYQVEVLRAKLHEVRRALASRPAYDGADMGYQAEQLLRNAQIQADQMRSDAERELRDARAQTQRILQEHAEHQARLQAELHAEAVNRRQRLDQELGERRQTVEAHVNENVAWAEQLRARTESQARRLMEESRAEAEQSLNAARAEAARVAEETRRRMAADAETARAEAEATLLRARKEAERLLTAASAQAQEASEHAERLRSTTTAEAEHTRQQTLDLGRLAESRVQEADSALRVARSEAEKLLAEAKESATRQLTSAESVNEQRTRTAKEQVARLVGEATKEAEALKAEAEQVLADARADAERQRTEAGEQARTAAAEDMAAQLAKAARTAEDVLNKASEDARATTRAASEEAERIRREAETEADRLRLQAAATADELKGAAKDDTEEYRARTVELQSEARRLRGEAEQLRAEAVAEGERIRGEARREAVQQIEEAARTAEELLGKAKADADELRGGATAESERVRAEAVERAGTLRKQAEETLERTRAEAERLRAEAEEQAEGVRAEADAAAAARRQETEQALAAKRAEADEELVRLHTEAEARLTTAEQTLRDARGAAENIRRETTEENDRLRAESAERIRTLQTQAEAEADQLRTEAAQDAGRARAEAEQSAVRLRGEAEAEAERVRSEAQETADRLRAEAKAAAERVAEEAAEALAAAQEEAARRRRESEETLSSARTDADSERAQAREQSEELLAQARKRSEEAQAEAVWLTEEAERRASEVVSAAEATAQQVRDSVAGLHEQAEEEIAGLRNAAEHAAERTRTEAEEEAGRVRSDAYAERERATEDANRVRSEARAETDAAKALAERTVAEAIAEAEQLRSDTAEYAQRVRTEATDALASSERDAARTRADARDDANRIRGEAAESLESARAEGARITAEATAEAERLTEETRAANAATVGEAEAQAERITAEAAQAAEATRTEAANALDEARAEGNRLRTEAAEQVDRLISEAAAEADRLTDETRAANAATVGEATVEAERLTSAATRLKAQAAETLASAERDAARIMVDSRAEGDRLIDETRVANEATVGEAAAEADRIRAEAAQVLDEARAEGGRIVGEATAEAERVTAAANETLAGAERDAEQTLDEARAEANRLRTDAAEQADRLVTEAVSETEKLTEQTRKDNERTVGEAAGEAERLRADASEALSSAQEHAARTRSEAERVKARAAAEAERTRSEARAESERLLDEAREAANKRRTEAAEQVDRLITEASAEAEKLTADAQKQALAATTAAEEQADAMVDAARKEAVRITSEATVEGNSAVEKARTDANELLVGARTDAAAIRERAEELRGRVEGEVEELHERARRESAEQMKSAGERVDKLVRAATEQSVEAEAKAKELVSDASSEASKVRIAAVRKAEALLKEAEQKKAELAREAESALAQAKAEAEQLVEEGRRELEVLVRRREDIQAEISRVQDVLEALESFEAPSGGGKPAVGGQGTGGVKAGVTAGSTRSGGKASEG from the coding sequence GTGCGGGGCTACGAAAGCCAGGAGAGCCATCAGGCCGAGGCCGACCATCTCTCGCGCTTCGAGGCCGAGATGGAGCGGCTGAAGAAGGAGCGCGGGAAGGCCGTCCAGCACGCCGAGGACCTGGGATACCAGGTCGAGGTGCTGCGCGCCAAGCTTCACGAGGTACGACGCGCTCTTGCGTCCCGCCCCGCGTACGACGGCGCGGACATGGGGTACCAGGCGGAGCAGCTGCTCCGTAATGCCCAGATCCAGGCCGACCAGATGCGCTCCGACGCCGAGCGCGAGCTCCGCGACGCCCGGGCGCAGACCCAGCGCATCCTCCAGGAGCACGCCGAGCACCAGGCGCGCCTGCAGGCCGAGCTGCACGCCGAGGCCGTCAACCGCCGCCAGCGCCTGGACCAGGAGCTGGGCGAGCGGCGCCAGACCGTCGAGGCCCACGTCAACGAGAACGTGGCCTGGGCCGAGCAGCTGCGGGCCCGTACGGAGTCCCAGGCGCGCCGGCTCATGGAGGAGTCCCGCGCCGAGGCCGAGCAGTCCCTGAACGCCGCCCGCGCGGAAGCCGCCCGGGTCGCCGAGGAGACCCGGCGCCGGATGGCCGCGGACGCCGAGACCGCCCGCGCGGAGGCCGAGGCCACCCTGCTGCGCGCCCGCAAGGAGGCCGAGCGGCTGCTGACCGCCGCCTCCGCCCAGGCCCAGGAGGCCAGCGAGCACGCGGAGCGGCTGCGCTCCACCACCACCGCCGAGGCCGAGCACACCCGCCAGCAGACCCTGGACCTGGGCCGGCTGGCCGAATCCCGCGTGCAGGAAGCCGATTCCGCGCTGCGGGTGGCGCGTTCCGAGGCGGAGAAGCTCCTCGCGGAGGCGAAGGAGAGCGCCACCCGGCAGCTGACGTCGGCGGAGTCCGTCAACGAGCAGCGCACCCGAACCGCCAAGGAGCAGGTCGCCCGGCTGGTCGGCGAGGCCACCAAGGAGGCCGAGGCCCTCAAGGCGGAGGCCGAGCAGGTCCTGGCCGACGCCCGCGCGGACGCCGAGCGGCAGCGCACCGAGGCCGGCGAGCAGGCCCGTACGGCCGCGGCCGAGGACATGGCGGCGCAGCTGGCGAAGGCCGCCCGCACCGCCGAGGACGTACTGAACAAGGCCTCGGAGGACGCCCGGGCCACCACCCGGGCCGCGTCCGAGGAGGCCGAGCGGATCCGCCGCGAGGCCGAGACCGAGGCCGACCGGCTGCGCCTGCAGGCGGCGGCCACGGCCGACGAGCTCAAGGGCGCGGCGAAGGACGACACCGAGGAGTACCGGGCCCGCACGGTCGAGCTCCAGTCGGAGGCCCGGCGGCTGCGCGGCGAGGCCGAGCAGCTGCGCGCCGAGGCAGTCGCCGAGGGCGAGCGGATCCGCGGCGAGGCCCGCCGCGAGGCCGTCCAGCAGATCGAGGAGGCGGCCCGGACCGCCGAGGAACTGCTCGGCAAGGCCAAGGCGGACGCCGACGAGCTGCGCGGCGGCGCGACCGCCGAGAGCGAGCGGGTGCGCGCCGAGGCCGTGGAGCGGGCCGGCACACTGCGCAAGCAGGCCGAGGAAACCCTGGAGCGGACCCGCGCCGAGGCCGAACGGCTGCGCGCCGAGGCCGAGGAGCAGGCCGAGGGCGTACGGGCCGAGGCGGACGCGGCGGCCGCCGCCCGGCGCCAGGAGACCGAGCAGGCGCTGGCCGCCAAGCGGGCGGAGGCCGACGAGGAGCTCGTACGGCTGCACACGGAGGCCGAGGCCCGGCTGACGACGGCCGAGCAGACGCTGCGTGACGCCCGCGGTGCGGCGGAGAACATCCGCCGGGAGACCACGGAGGAGAACGACCGGCTGCGCGCAGAGTCGGCGGAGCGGATCCGCACCCTGCAGACGCAGGCGGAGGCCGAGGCCGACCAGCTGCGCACCGAGGCGGCGCAGGACGCCGGCCGGGCGCGCGCCGAGGCCGAGCAGTCCGCCGTGCGGCTGCGCGGTGAGGCCGAGGCCGAGGCGGAGCGGGTGCGCTCCGAGGCCCAGGAGACCGCGGACCGGCTGCGCGCCGAGGCGAAGGCCGCCGCCGAGCGCGTCGCCGAGGAGGCCGCGGAGGCGCTGGCCGCCGCCCAGGAGGAGGCCGCCCGGCGCCGCCGGGAGTCCGAGGAGACCCTGTCGTCGGCGCGGACCGACGCGGACAGCGAGCGGGCCCAGGCCCGCGAGCAGAGCGAGGAACTGCTGGCGCAGGCCCGCAAGCGCTCCGAGGAGGCACAGGCCGAGGCGGTCTGGCTGACCGAGGAGGCCGAGCGGCGCGCGTCGGAGGTCGTGTCGGCCGCGGAGGCCACCGCCCAGCAGGTACGGGACTCCGTGGCCGGGCTGCACGAGCAGGCCGAGGAGGAGATCGCCGGGCTGCGCAACGCCGCCGAGCACGCGGCGGAGCGTACGAGGACCGAGGCCGAGGAAGAGGCCGGCCGGGTCCGCAGCGACGCCTACGCGGAGCGGGAGCGGGCCACCGAGGACGCCAACCGGGTCCGCAGCGAGGCGCGGGCCGAGACGGACGCGGCGAAGGCACTGGCGGAGCGTACGGTCGCCGAGGCCATCGCCGAGGCGGAGCAGCTGCGCAGCGACACCGCCGAGTACGCGCAGCGGGTGCGTACGGAGGCCACGGACGCGCTGGCCTCCTCCGAGCGGGACGCGGCCCGGACCCGGGCCGACGCCCGCGACGACGCGAACCGCATCCGCGGCGAGGCGGCGGAGTCCCTGGAGTCCGCCCGCGCCGAGGGTGCCCGGATCACGGCCGAGGCGACGGCGGAGGCCGAGCGGCTCACCGAGGAGACGCGCGCCGCGAACGCGGCCACCGTCGGCGAGGCCGAGGCGCAGGCCGAGCGGATCACCGCCGAGGCGGCCCAGGCCGCCGAGGCCACCCGCACCGAGGCGGCGAACGCCCTGGACGAGGCACGGGCCGAGGGCAACCGGCTGCGTACCGAGGCCGCGGAGCAGGTCGACCGGCTCATCAGCGAGGCCGCGGCGGAGGCCGACCGGCTCACCGACGAGACCCGCGCCGCGAACGCGGCCACCGTCGGCGAGGCGACGGTGGAGGCCGAGCGGCTCACCAGCGCGGCGACCCGGCTCAAGGCGCAGGCGGCCGAGACCCTGGCGAGCGCCGAGCGCGACGCCGCGCGGATCATGGTCGACTCGCGTGCCGAGGGCGACCGGCTGATCGACGAGACCCGGGTGGCCAACGAGGCCACCGTCGGCGAGGCGGCGGCAGAGGCCGACCGGATCCGCGCCGAGGCGGCCCAGGTGCTCGACGAGGCCCGCGCGGAGGGCGGCCGGATCGTCGGCGAGGCCACCGCGGAGGCCGAGCGTGTCACGGCCGCGGCGAACGAGACCCTGGCGGGCGCCGAGCGCGATGCCGAGCAGACGCTGGACGAGGCGCGCGCGGAGGCGAACCGGCTGCGTACCGACGCGGCCGAGCAGGCGGACCGGCTCGTCACCGAGGCGGTCTCCGAGACGGAGAAGCTCACCGAGCAGACCCGCAAGGACAACGAGCGCACGGTCGGCGAGGCGGCCGGCGAGGCCGAGCGGCTGCGCGCGGACGCGTCGGAGGCGCTGTCCTCCGCGCAGGAGCACGCGGCCCGCACCCGCTCCGAGGCCGAGCGGGTCAAGGCCCGGGCGGCGGCCGAGGCGGAGCGCACCCGCAGCGAGGCCCGTGCCGAGTCCGAGCGACTGCTCGACGAGGCGCGCGAGGCGGCCAACAAGCGCCGCACCGAAGCCGCGGAGCAGGTCGACCGGCTCATCACGGAGGCCTCGGCGGAAGCCGAGAAGCTCACGGCCGATGCGCAGAAGCAGGCCCTCGCCGCCACCACGGCGGCCGAGGAGCAGGCCGACGCGATGGTCGACGCGGCCCGCAAGGAGGCCGTGCGGATCACCTCCGAGGCGACCGTCGAGGGCAACTCCGCGGTGGAGAAGGCCCGTACCGACGCGAACGAGCTGCTGGTCGGCGCGCGCACGGACGCGGCTGCCATAAGGGAACGGGCGGAGGAGCTGCGCGGCCGCGTCGAGGGCGAGGTCGAGGAGCTGCACGAGCGGGCCCGCCGGGAGTCTGCGGAGCAGATGAAGTCGGCCGGCGAGCGCGTGGACAAGCTGGTGCGCGCGGCGACGGAGCAGAGCGTCGAGGCCGAGGCGAAGGCCAAGGAGCTGGTGTCGGACGCGAGCAGCGAGGCGAGCAAGGTGCGCATCGCGGCGGTCCGCAAGGCGGAGGCGCTCCTCAAGGAGGCCGAGCAGAAGAAGGCGGAGCTGGCCCGGGAGGCCGAGAGCGCGCTCGCGCAGGCCAAGGCGGAGGCGGAGCAGCTCGTCGAGGAGGGCCGCCGTGAGCTGGAGGTCCTGGTGCGCCGTCGCGAGGACATCCAGGCGGAGATCTCCCGTGTCCAGGACGTTCTTGAGGCGTTGGAATCATTCGAGGCGCCTTCGGGTGGCGGAAAGCCGGCCGTCGGCGGCCAGGGCACGGGGGGCGTGAAGGCCGGAGTGACTGCGGGATCCACTCGTTCGGGTGGCAAGGCGTCGGAGGGGTAG
- the mce gene encoding methylmalonyl-CoA epimerase, whose protein sequence is MLTRIDHIGIACFDLDKTVEFYRATYGFEVFHSEVNEEQGVREAMLKINETSDGGASYLQLLEPTREDSAVGKWLAKNGEGVHHIAFGTEDVQGDSEAIRGKGVRVLYDQPRTGSMGSSITFLHPKDCHGVLTELVTSNPEH, encoded by the coding sequence ATGCTGACAAGAATCGACCACATCGGGATCGCCTGCTTCGACCTGGACAAGACTGTCGAGTTCTACCGTGCCACGTACGGCTTCGAGGTGTTCCACTCCGAGGTGAACGAGGAGCAGGGTGTCCGCGAGGCCATGTTGAAGATCAACGAGACGTCCGACGGCGGCGCCTCGTACCTCCAGCTGCTGGAGCCCACCCGCGAGGACTCCGCCGTCGGTAAATGGCTGGCCAAGAACGGCGAGGGCGTGCACCACATCGCCTTCGGCACCGAGGACGTCCAGGGGGACTCCGAGGCCATCCGCGGCAAGGGCGTCCGCGTGCTCTACGACCAGCCCCGCACCGGCTCCATGGGCTCCTCCATCACCTTCCTGCACCCCAAGGACTGCCACGGCGTTCTCACCGAACTGGTCACCTCGAACCCCGAGCACTGA
- a CDS encoding acetyl-CoA C-acetyltransferase, whose protein sequence is MSGSNNTTSVIVAGARTPMGRLLGSLKSFSGADLGGFAIKSALDRAGISSDQVQYVIMGQVLQAGAGQIPARQAAVKAGIPMNVPALTINKVCLSGLDAIALADQLIRAGEFDIVVAGGQESMTNAPHLLPKSRDGYKYGAVEMLDAMAYDGLTDAFENIAMGESTEKHNTRLGIERAPQDEFAAASHQRAAAAQKNGVFEAEIVPVEIPQRKGDPVIFSADEGIRPETTVESLGKLRPAFAKDGTITAGTSSQISDGAAAVVVMSKAKAEELGLEWIAEIGAHGNVAGPDNSLQSQPSNAILHALKKEGLQVSDLDLIEINEAFAAVAVQSMKDLGVTPEKVNVNGGAIALGHPIGMSGARVVLHLALELKRRGGGVGAAALCGGGGQGDALIVRVAK, encoded by the coding sequence ATGTCCGGATCGAACAACACCACTTCTGTGATCGTCGCCGGGGCCCGCACGCCCATGGGACGGCTGCTCGGCTCGCTGAAGTCCTTCTCGGGTGCCGACCTCGGCGGCTTCGCCATCAAGTCCGCGCTGGACCGGGCCGGGATCTCCAGCGACCAGGTGCAGTACGTGATCATGGGTCAGGTGCTGCAGGCCGGTGCGGGCCAGATCCCGGCCCGCCAGGCGGCGGTCAAGGCCGGCATCCCGATGAACGTGCCCGCGCTCACGATCAACAAGGTGTGCCTCTCGGGCCTGGACGCGATCGCGCTGGCCGACCAGCTGATCCGCGCCGGGGAGTTCGACATCGTGGTCGCGGGCGGTCAGGAGTCCATGACCAACGCCCCGCACCTGCTGCCCAAGTCCCGCGACGGCTACAAGTACGGCGCCGTCGAGATGCTGGACGCGATGGCCTACGACGGCCTCACCGACGCCTTCGAGAACATCGCGATGGGCGAGTCCACCGAGAAGCACAACACCCGCCTGGGCATCGAGCGCGCCCCGCAGGACGAGTTCGCCGCCGCCTCGCACCAGCGGGCCGCGGCCGCGCAGAAGAACGGCGTCTTCGAGGCCGAGATCGTCCCCGTGGAGATCCCGCAGCGCAAGGGCGACCCGGTGATCTTCTCGGCTGACGAGGGCATCCGCCCGGAGACCACCGTGGAGTCCCTCGGCAAGCTGCGTCCGGCCTTCGCCAAGGACGGCACGATCACCGCCGGCACCTCCTCCCAGATCAGCGACGGCGCCGCCGCCGTGGTCGTGATGAGCAAGGCGAAGGCCGAGGAGCTCGGCCTGGAGTGGATCGCCGAGATCGGCGCCCACGGCAATGTGGCCGGTCCCGACAACTCGCTCCAGTCGCAGCCGTCGAACGCGATCCTGCACGCCCTGAAGAAGGAGGGCCTCCAGGTCTCCGACCTGGACCTCATCGAGATCAACGAGGCCTTCGCGGCGGTCGCCGTGCAGTCAATGAAGGACCTCGGCGTGACCCCGGAAAAGGTGAACGTCAACGGTGGCGCCATCGCCCTGGGGCACCCGATCGGCATGTCCGGTGCCCGTGTGGTGCTGCACCTGGCGCTGGAGCTGAAGCGCCGTGGCGGCGGCGTCGGCGCGGCCGCCCTGTGCGGCGGTGGCGGCCAGGGCGACGCCCTGATCGTCCGCGTCGCCAAGTAG
- the meaB gene encoding methylmalonyl Co-A mutase-associated GTPase MeaB: protein MTAVDVPQLVAQAREGRPRAVARLISLVEGASPQLREVMAALAPLTGGAYVVGLTGSPGVGKSTSTSALVSAYRKAGKRVGVLAVDPSSPFSGGALLGDRVRMSDHASDPGVYIRSMATRGHLGGLAWAAPQAIRVLDAAGCEVILVETVGVGQSEVEIASQADTSVVLLAPGMGDGIQAAKAGILEIGDVYVVNKADRDGADATARELNHMLGLGEARGRDDWRPPIVKTVAARGQGIDELVEALEKHRAWMDERGVLAQRRAARAAREVETIAVTALRARMADVHGDAHLDALAARVAVGELDPYAAADALLTTLTEA, encoded by the coding sequence ATGACGGCGGTGGACGTCCCCCAGCTGGTGGCCCAGGCCCGTGAGGGCCGGCCGAGAGCGGTGGCCCGGCTGATCTCGCTGGTCGAGGGGGCGTCCCCGCAGCTGCGCGAGGTGATGGCCGCGCTGGCCCCGCTGACCGGCGGGGCGTACGTGGTGGGGCTGACGGGGTCGCCGGGCGTCGGCAAGTCGACCTCGACCTCGGCGCTGGTGTCCGCTTACCGCAAGGCCGGCAAGCGGGTCGGCGTCCTCGCCGTCGACCCGTCCTCGCCCTTCTCGGGCGGTGCGCTGCTCGGCGACCGGGTGCGGATGTCGGACCACGCCTCGGACCCGGGGGTCTACATCCGCTCCATGGCCACCCGCGGCCACCTGGGCGGGCTCGCCTGGGCCGCCCCGCAGGCGATCCGGGTGCTGGACGCGGCCGGCTGCGAGGTGATCCTGGTCGAGACGGTCGGGGTCGGGCAGTCGGAGGTGGAGATCGCCTCGCAGGCCGACACCTCGGTGGTGCTGCTCGCCCCCGGGATGGGGGACGGGATCCAGGCCGCCAAGGCGGGCATCCTGGAGATCGGCGACGTCTACGTGGTCAACAAGGCGGACCGGGACGGCGCCGACGCCACCGCCCGGGAGCTGAACCACATGCTGGGCCTGGGCGAGGCCCGGGGCCGGGACGACTGGCGGCCGCCGATCGTGAAGACGGTCGCGGCCCGCGGCCAGGGCATCGACGAGCTGGTCGAGGCGCTGGAGAAGCACCGGGCGTGGATGGACGAGCGCGGAGTGCTGGCGCAGCGCCGGGCGGCCCGCGCGGCCCGGGAGGTCGAGACGATCGCCGTGACGGCGTTGCGGGCGCGGATGGCCGATGTGCACGGCGACGCGCACCTCGACGCCCTGGCCGCCAGAGTGGCGGTGGGCGAGCTGGACCCGTACGCGGCGGCGGACGCGCTGCTGACGACGCTGACGGAGGCGTAG
- a CDS encoding PepSY domain-containing protein yields the protein MKRNVFVSAAASVALLVAGPVATAAAVSADLAGTAPAAAAAKADVTAEQALAAALKDYPGVVESLDRDGNVWHVDVITKDGKGHAELEVDAATGKVSRQNVDKGENPGEHKGLLAAKITAAQAAKAAVAAHPGTAWTVEWDSGDNGQAPYWHVEVKGSDGKTWNGSVDPTTGKVTAQSDSDSDSDSDENS from the coding sequence ATGAAGCGCAACGTGTTCGTCTCAGCGGCCGCGTCCGTGGCCCTGCTGGTCGCAGGCCCCGTGGCGACCGCCGCCGCGGTCTCCGCCGACCTGGCGGGAACCGCCCCCGCGGCCGCCGCCGCCAAGGCCGACGTCACGGCCGAGCAGGCTCTCGCCGCCGCCCTGAAGGACTACCCGGGCGTGGTCGAGTCCCTCGACCGGGACGGCAACGTCTGGCACGTGGACGTGATCACCAAGGACGGCAAGGGCCATGCCGAGCTGGAGGTCGACGCCGCCACGGGCAAGGTCTCCCGGCAGAACGTGGACAAGGGCGAGAACCCCGGCGAGCACAAGGGGCTGCTCGCGGCCAAGATCACCGCGGCGCAGGCCGCCAAGGCCGCCGTGGCCGCCCACCCGGGCACGGCGTGGACCGTCGAATGGGACTCCGGTGACAACGGCCAGGCCCCGTACTGGCACGTCGAGGTCAAGGGCTCCGACGGCAAGACGTGGAACGGCTCCGTGGACCCCACGACCGGCAAGGTCACCGCGCAGTCCGACTCGGACTCGGACTCCGACTCGGACGAGAACTCCTGA
- a CDS encoding MarR family winged helix-turn-helix transcriptional regulator: METETAPLPQTPSGGTHWLTDAEQCAWRTHLDVSRLLMHQLEKDLQPFGLTNNDYEILVNLSESQDHRMRMSDLATATLQSKSRLSHQITRMETAGLVRRVNCESDRRGLYAVLTDEGMETMRRVAPHHVASVRRHFIDLLPPEALAALRASLTPVAEHLRDNRGKV, translated from the coding sequence ATGGAGACCGAGACGGCCCCCCTCCCCCAGACTCCGTCCGGGGGGACCCACTGGCTGACCGACGCCGAGCAGTGCGCCTGGCGCACCCACCTGGACGTCAGCAGGCTGCTGATGCACCAGCTGGAAAAGGATCTCCAGCCCTTCGGACTCACCAACAACGACTACGAGATCCTCGTGAACCTCTCGGAGTCGCAGGACCACCGGATGCGGATGAGCGATCTCGCGACCGCCACGCTGCAGTCCAAGAGCCGGCTGTCGCACCAGATCACGCGCATGGAGACGGCCGGCCTGGTCCGCCGGGTGAACTGCGAGTCCGACCGCCGCGGCCTGTACGCGGTGCTCACGGACGAGGGCATGGAAACGATGCGACGCGTCGCCCCGCACCACGTGGCGTCCGTCCGTCGGCACTTCATCGACCTGCTGCCGCCGGAGGCCCTGGCGGCGCTGCGCGCCTCGCTGACCCCGGTCGCGGAGCACCTGCGCGACAACCGCGGCAAGGTCTGA
- a CDS encoding AIM24 family protein, producing MTGGPGGAGSPTVYDPYTLPSDDNVNAYTFCVELKGSQWFLQKGKMISYYGHIEFNGIGNGRFDRLLRTSFHSPLHASDWVVAEGSGKMLLADQAFDVNSYDLDNGNLTIRSGNLLAYQPSLALKQSIVPGFLTLIGTGKFVAASNGPVVFMEPPLRVDPQALVGWADCPSPCHHYDHGYMTGVMGGLRSLTGIGGSSGEEHQFEFVGAGTVLLQSSEMLMAEQAIGAVGAGAATGNAQGVPGAGQGPMGQLGVPRMPGQLGDLQRRLGL from the coding sequence GTGACCGGCGGACCGGGCGGCGCTGGCAGTCCGACGGTCTACGACCCGTACACGCTGCCCTCCGACGACAACGTGAACGCGTACACCTTCTGCGTGGAGCTCAAGGGGAGCCAGTGGTTCCTGCAGAAGGGCAAGATGATCTCGTACTACGGGCACATCGAGTTCAACGGCATCGGCAACGGCCGCTTCGACCGCCTGCTGCGCACCAGCTTCCACTCGCCGCTGCACGCCAGCGACTGGGTGGTGGCCGAGGGCTCGGGCAAGATGCTGCTGGCCGACCAGGCCTTCGACGTGAACTCGTACGACCTGGACAACGGCAACCTGACGATCCGGTCGGGCAACCTGCTGGCGTACCAGCCCTCGCTCGCCCTGAAGCAGTCGATCGTCCCGGGCTTCCTGACCCTGATCGGAACCGGGAAGTTCGTGGCTGCGTCCAACGGACCGGTGGTGTTCATGGAGCCGCCGCTGCGCGTGGACCCGCAGGCCCTGGTGGGCTGGGCGGACTGCCCCTCGCCGTGCCACCACTACGACCACGGCTACATGACGGGCGTGATGGGCGGACTGCGCTCGCTCACGGGCATAGGGGGCAGCTCGGGCGAGGAGCACCAGTTCGAGTTCGTCGGTGCGGGGACGGTGCTGCTCCAGTCGTCGGAGATGCTGATGGCGGAGCAGGCGATCGGCGCGGTCGGCGCCGGGGCGGCCACGGGCAACGCACAGGGCGTTCCGGGGGCCGGCCAGGGTCCGATGGGGCAGCTGGGCGTGCCGCGGATGCCGGGACAGCTGGGTGATCTCCAGCGCCGCCTCGGACTGTGA
- a CDS encoding AIM24 family protein → MPFREINSKMVEAQVIPGQKMYSQRGAMLAYRGEVSFTPSLTGGQGGVMGMIGRRVANEQTPLMAVEGSGTVMFGHGGHHIQVINLTGETLYVEADRLLAFDGTLQQGTMFMGSQGGVMGMVRGQVTGQGLFTTTLKGHGSVAVMAHGGVIELPITPQRPIHVDPQAYVAHHGDVRNKLSTALGWRDMVGRGSGEAFQLELSGQGAVYVQASEEKL, encoded by the coding sequence ATGCCGTTCCGCGAGATCAACTCGAAGATGGTCGAGGCCCAGGTGATCCCGGGTCAGAAGATGTACAGCCAGCGGGGCGCCATGCTCGCGTACCGCGGCGAGGTCTCCTTCACCCCGAGCCTGACGGGCGGTCAGGGCGGGGTCATGGGCATGATCGGGCGCCGGGTGGCGAACGAGCAGACCCCGCTGATGGCGGTCGAGGGCAGCGGCACCGTGATGTTCGGCCACGGCGGCCACCACATCCAGGTGATCAACCTGACCGGCGAGACCCTCTACGTCGAGGCCGACCGGCTGCTCGCCTTCGACGGCACCCTCCAGCAGGGCACGATGTTCATGGGCTCCCAGGGCGGGGTCATGGGCATGGTCCGCGGCCAGGTGACCGGCCAGGGCCTCTTCACCACCACCCTCAAGGGCCACGGCTCCGTGGCCGTGATGGCCCACGGCGGGGTCATAGAGCTGCCGATCACCCCGCAGCGCCCGATCCACGTGGACCCGCAGGCGTACGTCGCCCACCACGGTGACGTGCGCAACAAGCTCTCCACCGCGCTCGGCTGGCGGGACATGGTGGGGCGCGGCTCGGGCGAGGCGTTCCAGCTGGAGCTGTCCGGCCAGGGCGCGGTGTACGTACAGGCCTCCGAGGAGAAGCTGTGA
- a CDS encoding AIM24 family protein, translating to MAQFRLQGSKVLAVDLTGDAVKAKNGSMVAYDGQMAFKKMTGGGEGLRGMVTRRLTGEQMTVMEVQGHGTCFFADRASEINLVNLRGEKLYVESSNLLCTDAGLRTGTTFTGLRGATTGNGLFTTTVEGSGQAAIMSDGPAVVLRVSAQYPLSVDPGAYIAHTGNLQQSFQSGVNFRTLIGEGSGEAFQIRFEGEGLVYVQPSERNTVGGDI from the coding sequence GTGGCTCAGTTCCGACTCCAAGGCAGCAAGGTGCTGGCCGTCGACCTGACCGGGGATGCCGTGAAAGCGAAGAACGGCTCCATGGTCGCGTACGACGGGCAGATGGCCTTCAAGAAGATGACCGGCGGCGGCGAAGGCCTCCGCGGCATGGTGACCCGCCGGCTGACCGGCGAACAGATGACAGTGATGGAAGTGCAGGGGCACGGCACCTGCTTCTTCGCCGACCGCGCGAGCGAGATCAACCTGGTCAACCTGCGCGGCGAGAAGCTCTACGTCGAGTCCAGCAACCTGCTGTGCACCGACGCCGGTCTGCGCACCGGCACCACCTTCACCGGCCTGCGCGGTGCGACGACGGGCAACGGCCTGTTCACCACGACCGTCGAGGGCTCGGGCCAGGCCGCGATCATGTCCGACGGCCCGGCCGTGGTGCTGCGCGTGAGCGCCCAGTACCCGCTGTCCGTCGACCCCGGCGCGTACATCGCGCACACGGGCAACCTCCAGCAGTCCTTCCAGTCGGGTGTGAACTTCCGCACACTCATCGGCGAGGGCTCCGGCGAGGCGTTCCAGATCCGCTTCGAGGGCGAGGGCCTGGTCTACGTGCAGCCCAGCGAGCGCAACACCGTCGGGGGCGACATCTGA
- a CDS encoding DUF3817 domain-containing protein yields the protein MDIKTASALHRLRLVSVPEALSFPALLIFGTLLSWLTDIDYLKMPLGMLHGILFLIYSVFLLDVWNRAKWPFKKVLMFFALAVVPFGGLYGDRLLKREEADSVIAARAREAADA from the coding sequence GTGGACATCAAGACCGCCTCCGCCCTGCACCGCCTGCGCCTCGTCTCCGTTCCGGAGGCGCTGTCGTTCCCGGCCCTGCTGATCTTCGGGACGCTGCTCAGCTGGCTCACCGACATCGACTACCTGAAGATGCCGCTGGGCATGCTGCACGGCATCCTCTTCCTCATCTACTCGGTCTTCCTGCTGGACGTCTGGAACCGGGCCAAGTGGCCCTTCAAGAAGGTCCTGATGTTCTTCGCCCTCGCGGTGGTGCCCTTCGGCGGGCTGTACGGGGACAGGCTGCTCAAGCGGGAAGAGGCCGACAGCGTCATCGCGGCCCGGGCGCGCGAGGCGGCCGACGCATGA